The Fervidobacterium pennivorans DNA segment ACTCATTTGAGCCAAGATTTGAACCACGCGCACAAGGTGAGTTTAAAGTTTCAGAAAAACTTGGCGTGTCCGGAACGGAAGAAGATTACGTTCCTGGAGAATACGTTGTCCAGTTCGAACCAAGAGAAGATGCGGTTAAAGCATTATCAAGCATTGGTGCTGAAGTAGTCAGGACATATACATTTAGCGACGTCCAAATCGTCACGGTAAGAACAGAAAAACCAGAACTTCTTAATTCTCTTCCAGGTGTCAAGTCAGTTGATAAGAACTATATTTACAGAGCACTTGCAACGCCAAATGATACATACTATCGATATCAATGGCACTACAACAACATCAAACTCCCACAGGCATGGGATATCATGAAATCTGCCAACGTCGTTGTAGCAGTTATTGATACAGGGGTTAGCTTTACTCACCCAGACCTTCAGGGCATATTTGTGCAAGGTTATGACTTTGTCGATAGAGATTACGACCCAACAGACCCTGCGCGAGATGCAAGTCATGGAACGCATGTCATTGGAACAATAGCAGCACTCACGAACAACGGCCTTGGTGTTGCCGGTGTGAACTGGGGTGGCTACGGAATAAAGATAATGCCAATTAGAGTTCTTGGGGCAGACGGTTCTGGAACGCTTGACAACGTTGCAGCTGGAATTAGATGGGCTGTTGATAATGGAGCAAAGATAGTTAGCATGAGCCTTGGTGGTAGCGGTGCTCAGGTTCTTATGGATGCTGTAAAATATGCATACAGCAAAAATGTTACCTTAGTTTGTGCAGCTGGAAATGAAAATAGGTCATCACTTTCTTATCCGGCAGCGTACGTTGAAACTATCGCAGTTGGTGCAACAAGGTATGACAACAAACGCGCTCCTTATTCCAACTACAATTACACGAGATATTATGATCCGTACAAGAAAGCTTATGTATATCACTACCTTGATGTTGTTGCCCCTGGTGGAGATACAAGTGTCGACCAGAATGGCGACGGATATGCTGACGGGGTTCTTAGCACAACATGGACACCCACAGACGGAGACATTTACATGTTCCTCCAAGGTACTTCAATGGCAACACCACATGTTTCAGCAGTTGCAGCTATGCTTTACGCAAAAGGATACACAACCCCTGAAGCTATCCGAAGCAGACTTATTAAAACGGCTTATAAGATTCCTGGGTACACATACAATTCGACAGGGTGGAATAAATACGTTGGATACGGTTTAATCGATGCTTACAAAGCACTGACATATTAATACTCAGAGAATAGTCAAAAAAAGAGAGAGGGGTTCTACCTCTCTCTCTTTTTTTCACACGACTGAGTCTGTCTTTATTCTCCTTGCTTTCCTTCTTGCTGTTTTATCTGTCTCATCCTTTTAAATTCTTCATGTTCTTGCTTTAGTTCATTGATTAGGTCTTCAACTCTCCAAGTCAAGCTTGTTGGAGTGGTACTTGCGAATATCAAGTCTTCGCCTTGAAAGTTTTCCTTAAGTAATTTCATCACCTTGAGAATCTCAGGTTTATCAAATCCGTGTAATATAACTACCTTCTGTTCTTTTCTCTCCATGATAGATCTCCTTTCTAAGCTGCCAATTTTCTGTTGAACAATATTATGAATTGTACCAAGTCTAATTGTATATTTAAGTTTACAAATTGTCAATAATTGTATGATATAATAAGCTCACAAAACAATATGAAGAGTCAGCACTCAGGAGGAGGGGATTTTTTGAAATATATTATTTTCGTCACTTTTGTTTTGATTTCTCTATCATATATATACTATGCAAAGAAAAGGATTTTGCATTCCAAGAAAAGTTTATCCGATGTGCATCATTTAACAGAGAATCCTAAAATTTCTGTAATAATACCTGCAAGAAATGAAGAAAAAAACCTTTCAAAACTTTTGCCGCTTGTTATAAACCAATCTTTGAAACCTTTCGAAATAATCGTTGTTGATGACAACTCCACTGATGGAACGTTTTCCGTTGCAAGAAGTTTTCCTGAGGTAACCGTTATAAGACTAACAGAAGAACCTCCAAAAGGTTGGGTCGGAAAATCGTGGGCTATATGGAACGGATATCTGAATTCTTCTGGAGAATACCTTCTTTTTCTTGATGCCGACGTCGAACCAAGCAATGAATTAATTCAGTCACTTTTTCTACGTCAAAAGGAATATGGTGGCTTAATATCAGTATGGCCATATCAACGTTTTGAAAAATTTTATGAGCACTTGACTTTGCCTTTTAACATAATGATTGTTTACGCAAGTAATAACTTGGGATTTCCAAATAAAGTACCTTCTGGCGCATTCGGTCCGACGATTTTTACATCAAGACGTGATTACGAAATCACGGGAGGGCATCAAGCAATAAAAGATAGTGTTTTAGAAGATATTAAGCTCGGTAAGTTATATATTAATCATGGTATCAAAGTTACAAACTTTCTTGGAAACCATACCATAAAGTTTAGAATGTATCCATCGGGATTTAAGCAACTTTTTGAAGGTTTTTCAAAGAACATGTCTCCTGGTGCTACAATTGGTGGACTTTTTTCGTTTCTTTTGTCACTTATCTTTATGGCTGGCATTTATTCATCGTTCACTTCAGTTTTTACCTTAGATGGAGTGGTGCGCTATTTAACGGTTGCTCTGATTATATACATTATGGCAAAACCAACAGGTGATTACAAATGGTTTGATGCGCTTTTTTACCCTTTGCATTATATCTTTTTCTTAATTGTGTTTTTTAATTCACTTTACTTAACAATATTCAAAAAGCAAGTATATTGGAAAGGGAGGAAAATAGATGTTAGTTGATAGTTTGATTGTCTATATTTTGATTGTCGCACTCCAGTTTTTCTCTGGAAGTATTATGTATTCTTATATAATTGCTAAATTACTCAATTTCGATTTGAGAAAAGTAAGAGATGGCAATCCAGGCTCTTCTAATCTCTGGAGAGTAGCTGGTTGGAAGTGGGGATTTTTAGCGCTTTTACTCGATTATTTAAAAGGAACATTACCACTTGCGATATTTGTTGGTATTTATGGACATTCATTAAATAAATTTGTTATTTCGATAGCAGCACTTTTTGGTATTCTTGGTCATGCATTTTCTCCAATGCTGAAATTCAAAGGCGGAAAGGCAATAGCAACATCCTTCGGAGCATGGTCTGTTCTAACGAAATGGGAAGCACCAACCTCGCTTGGCGGTGTTTTTACGATTTTTTCGATATACCGAAAGATTTCAAAGAAGAAATCCACAACTCCAGAAGAAGATGCACTAAGAGTTCTTCTGGGGTATTTTGTTCTTTTAATTTACGTTGTATGGAAAGTTTCTCAAGGCGCTCTAGAGTTAGTTATTCTATACTTTGGAAATGTGTTGGTTATACTTTATAAACACAAAAACGAGTTGTCTAATTTATTGCATCAATACAGAACAAAAAGGAGTGAAAGGGCATGAAAACTCTAAAGTTAACTTTTATATTTCTGTTATCGAACATCTTTTGTCTTCCTTTATTCTCTCAGAACAGCAATTCAACGAACAATATAGAATATTTTACTCAGAAATTCTTGAATACTCGGTCTTCGAAAAACATTGAAGAGTTGAAGAATTTGCTTAGTCTCTTAGAGAACGAAATCAAAAATAACTCTAATAAATCTTCTAACTATGTGAAAATTCGTACTCTGCTTTC contains these protein-coding regions:
- a CDS encoding glycosyltransferase family 2 protein, which encodes MKYIIFVTFVLISLSYIYYAKKRILHSKKSLSDVHHLTENPKISVIIPARNEEKNLSKLLPLVINQSLKPFEIIVVDDNSTDGTFSVARSFPEVTVIRLTEEPPKGWVGKSWAIWNGYLNSSGEYLLFLDADVEPSNELIQSLFLRQKEYGGLISVWPYQRFEKFYEHLTLPFNIMIVYASNNLGFPNKVPSGAFGPTIFTSRRDYEITGGHQAIKDSVLEDIKLGKLYINHGIKVTNFLGNHTIKFRMYPSGFKQLFEGFSKNMSPGATIGGLFSFLLSLIFMAGIYSSFTSVFTLDGVVRYLTVALIIYIMAKPTGDYKWFDALFYPLHYIFFLIVFFNSLYLTIFKKQVYWKGRKIDVS
- a CDS encoding DUF3783 domain-containing protein, with amino-acid sequence MERKEQKVVILHGFDKPEILKVMKLLKENFQGEDLIFASTTPTSLTWRVEDLINELKQEHEEFKRMRQIKQQEGKQGE
- a CDS encoding S8 family peptidase gives rise to the protein MKKVALLAVILAVLLVAFSCTNSFEPRFEPRAQGEFKVSEKLGVSGTEEDYVPGEYVVQFEPREDAVKALSSIGAEVVRTYTFSDVQIVTVRTEKPELLNSLPGVKSVDKNYIYRALATPNDTYYRYQWHYNNIKLPQAWDIMKSANVVVAVIDTGVSFTHPDLQGIFVQGYDFVDRDYDPTDPARDASHGTHVIGTIAALTNNGLGVAGVNWGGYGIKIMPIRVLGADGSGTLDNVAAGIRWAVDNGAKIVSMSLGGSGAQVLMDAVKYAYSKNVTLVCAAGNENRSSLSYPAAYVETIAVGATRYDNKRAPYSNYNYTRYYDPYKKAYVYHYLDVVAPGGDTSVDQNGDGYADGVLSTTWTPTDGDIYMFLQGTSMATPHVSAVAAMLYAKGYTTPEAIRSRLIKTAYKIPGYTYNSTGWNKYVGYGLIDAYKALTY
- a CDS encoding glycerol-3-phosphate acyltransferase — its product is MLVDSLIVYILIVALQFFSGSIMYSYIIAKLLNFDLRKVRDGNPGSSNLWRVAGWKWGFLALLLDYLKGTLPLAIFVGIYGHSLNKFVISIAALFGILGHAFSPMLKFKGGKAIATSFGAWSVLTKWEAPTSLGGVFTIFSIYRKISKKKSTTPEEDALRVLLGYFVLLIYVVWKVSQGALELVILYFGNVLVILYKHKNELSNLLHQYRTKRSERA